The window TCTCTTTTGGCGCGGCCTATTGGATTTCAAGGAATCTGTTCAATCCCCTCAAGAAACTCTGGCTTGCTCTTCGCGCTCTCGAGTCTTTTTCCTTTCAAAAATTGACAGTGCCGCGCAAAGGAGAGTTTCGAAATATCTCAGAGTCGTTCAACGAAGTTTCGGACAAATTCAAAAACTTGAAGTCTCACCGGGACTTTCTGGAAAACATGCTTTCTTCACTTCATGAGACACTTTTCATCGTTGAATACTCGCCTCCTCTTGATGAAAAATCTTCTGCCCTTACCCTTCGGGCCGCAAATTCTTCAGCGGCGGATGCCTTGGGCATGACGCCGGCATCACTCAAAGGGTCCGAATTAAGACGTTGGATTGAGATGGACTATTCCGCTCTGGACGAACAGTTGCGGAAAGCCGATGCCACAGGCGAGTTCACATTAGAAGGATTTTTAAAGAAGAACTCTGGGGGGACAATGCCCGTGGAACTCTCCTGGGCTCGGGTTAAAAACGAAAGTGAGAATAAAATTATTCTGGTCGCTGTTGGCCGTGACACTGGTTGGAAAAAAGAAGTCACCAAACAATTAAAGCTCAAAGAAGATCTTCTTAAGGAATCGCAATCCCTTTCTAAAACAGGTTCTTTTCGCTTAGACCTTAAAACAGGAAACGGCATCTGGTCCGAGGAGGAATTTATTTTATTCGGATTGGACCCGAAAAAAGTCAAACCCACTGACAACATTTTCAGATCGATGATTATCCCTGAAGATCAGCCCCTTTGGGATATGGCCCTAAAAACTTCGCGGGAAAGCATGCAACCGTTCGACGTTGACCTGCGCGCCAAACCAAGCGGTTCCCCTGAATTTATATGGGTGCGCTGTCGCGGCCGCACGGAATATGACGAATACGGCAACCCTCTCTACATTTACGGAACAACTCAAGACATCACGGAGCTTCGCCGTGCTGAGCAGTCTTTAATTGCTGCCAAAAATGAAGCCCTTAAGTCCTCACACGCGAAGTCTGAGTTCTTAGCACGCATGAGTCACGAAATTCGCACTCCTATGAATGCAATCATGGGCATGGCGGATTTGCTGCAAGAGACAAAACTCGACGCCGATCAAAAGTACTACGTGAAGATTTTCGTGAAAGCCGGCGAAGTACTAATGGCACTCATAAATGACATCCTCGATCTCTCCAAAATCGAAGCCGGAGAAGTCTCTATCGAAAATATTCCGTTTGATCTAGGGCGAATGATGGTCGACGTCGAAGAGATGATGAAACCCAGAGCTCTTGAAAAGGCCTTAAGTTATTCTTTTGACATAGCGCCGGACGTTTCTCCCTATGTCATGGGGGACCCGACGAAACTTCGCCAGGTTCTGATCAACCTGGTTGGAAACTCGTTGAAATTCACCCAACAAGGACAAATTCGCGTTTCCGTAGCAAAAAACCCGTCAAAAAAAGACTCGCTCCTTTTCAGTGTTGCGGATTCGGGGGTAGGAATACCATCTTCTAAGCAGCACTTAATATTTCAAAAATTTTCGCAAGCCGACAGCACAGTATCTAGAAAATACGGCGGAACCGGCTTGGGCTTGGCGATTTCAAAAAGTCTTATCGAGCTTATGGGTGGAAAAATTTGGTTCAAAAGCCAAGAAGGCAGTGGTTCTACATTTTTCTTCACTGTTCCCTATCGCGAACAGGTCTATAACCCCACGACCCAAAAGCCTTTGCCATTAAAAGGTGGCGATCTGAACTTCACGACGCCAAAAGTGAGAGATCCTAAAAAGAAAATCCGCATCTTGGTTGCCGATGACACCGAAGACAATCGAACTCTTTTTACTCACTATTTAAAAAATGGGCCCTATGAAATTATTGAAGCAGAGAATGGACTTGAGGCTCTTGATAAGATAAAGTCAGGACAGTTTGATATTGTCTTTATGGACGTGCAAATGCCAGAGCTAGATGGATATGCGGCTACAAATGAAATCCGCAAGTGGGAAGATACAAATCACAAAACCCATACTCCCATCATTGCCCTCACGGCCCATGCGCTTTCTGAGGACAGACAAAAGTCTTTACGGGCGGGCTGTGATGATCACATCGCAAAACCGTTTAAAAAAGACACCTTAGTGGGTGTGATTAACAAGTACTCTCTGTAAGGAGACCTCTCATGGGCACTGAAGATAAAAGCCGTCTATTGATCGTTGAAGACGACTCCGACATCCGTGAGTTGCTAAAGCACTTTCTAAAAGAATTTGTTGATGAAATTGTTGAAGCTGAAAATGGTGCCGCCGCCCTAGAGCATGTTAAAGCCCAAGAATTCGATACCATTCTTTCGGATATCGAAATGCCACAAATGAATGGACTTAAGTTTTTAGCTTATGTTCGTTCGTTGGGGCAAATGACGCCTTTTGTGGTGTTGACGGCGCATGGTGATCATTCACGAGCCTTGGAAGCGCTGTCTTTAGGGGCTTTTGATTTTATTACTAAAGATTCCAAAAAAAAACTGGTCATTGAAAGCGTTTGCGCCGCCCTCAAATTCGGTCGCGAAATGAAGGCTTCTAAGAATGATCCAGTTCGTTCCAGTCATTTGCGTAAAGTCTATGCGGACATGTCCAAGTCTTCAGAAATGCGCTTAAGAAAAATCATCGAGGAAATGTCATCGTAGGAGTTCACATGGTAAAAATGGAAGCCCATTATCAGGGCGAAAAGCATTGCGAGATCACTCACCTTCCTTCTGGAGCTCGTATCGGCACTGATGCGCCTAAAGACAACAATGGGAAGGGAGAACTTTTTTCTCCGACAGATCTTTTAGGAGCTGCGACCGGCACATGTATGTTGACGGTCATGTCCATCGCTGCCGATAAGGATGGAGTTGAACTTAAAGGATCGCGTGTCACCGTAGAAAAAGAAATGGCCCTCAACCCTCGCCGCGTGGCCAAGCTTCATATTGTTTTGCATCTTCCTCAGAGTGTGCCTCATGACTATCGCAAAAAGTTGGAAGATATCGCTCTAAACTGTCCGGTTAAACTCAGTTTACATCCTGACTTGCAGACACCGATTTTATTTCATTACGATATGTAGGTTATTTCACCAACACTTCCACTTTTTGGGCCAGTTTTTGATTCTGATAAAGTTCAAAGGTGTGACGCCCGGATTCGGGCGTCCACAAAATGGAATGATTGCCGCCAACCCTTTTGCCATTTATCTTCCACTGTAATTTGTCGGGATGAGGTCCTTCTGCGAGAAGTGGCATCTTCTGGTGGCTGCGGGGAATCGCAGGGTCTAATGCCATGATCATGCCATCTTGAGGATAGACGATCCGCGCTTGCGGGTATTTTTGCGGAGATGCTACTTCAACCAACTCCATTTTTTGTAAAGATCGAGGCGAAGGATAATTTCGGTCCAAGAACTCCATAATGTTTTTCCATATGGGCGCGGCACCTGTTACGCCCATCACGTTCCACATAGGTTCTCCGGAAAAGTTCCCCACCCAGACGCCAACTGTGAATCGCGAATTGAATCCCACACACCAGTTGTCGCGCATGTCCTTACTCGTTCCGGTTTTAACTGAAACTTCAGGGGCAGACAACGCAGAATCTAAACCAAAACCCAACGATCGATTCTCATTCTGGGCAAGAATATACGACACACTCTGCGCCGCCTTGAGTGAGAATACCTGACGAGCCTCTGATGGCGTCGTTGAAGTGGTGAAACGAAGGCCTGTGTAAATTCCGTTGTTGGCCAGAGTCCGATAAGCTTGAGTTAAATCTTCCAGAGTAATGTCGGCGACTCCCAAAGCCAAAGCCGGGCCATAGTGTTCGGGCTCTTTCAGGTTTCTAAAACCTAATGCCTGAAGATGGCCCCAAAAACTTTCATCATTCAAAAGCTTAAAGACCTTTACCGCCGGCACATTCAACGACGACCCTAATGCAGTTTTCACCTGAACCCAACCGTAGAACTGTTTGTCGTGATTCTGAGGTTTGTAAACTCCACTCGCAAAAACAATATCCACCGCAGAATCTTCAATCCAAGAGTCGGGAGTCAAGAGACCCTTTTCAAAAGCCGTGGCATATAGAAAAGGTTTCAGCGTAGAACCCGCTTGTCGATAAGCCTGTACGCCGTCGACATATTTCTTTTCAGAAATTCCACTCCCCCCCACATACGCCCAAACATTTCCCGTCGCGTTTTCGATAACTAAAACGGCGGCATCATGAACATTTTGTGACTGCAGATTAAGAATTTGCGATTTTACCACCTCTTGCGCATAGGTCTGAACATCTGCTCGCAATGTGGTTCTGATTTCCCCGCTGGTGAACTGCGGACTTAATCTTTGCGCCAAATGCAGAGCTTTGTTGGCACTTTCCGCGAGGCCACGCTTTAAAGACAATTCCGTAATAAATGTGGAAAACTCTGAACATAAAGTGGGTTCTTGCCAACAAGCCCTCTTTTGCCATTCCGGCACGCTGGCATTCGGCGAACGAATAAGGACCGCCATCGCAACAGCTTCTTTAAGTGTCACTGTCGTGGGAGGTTTTTGAAAAAGTGCCCAAGACGAAGAAGACACTCCTTGATGCTCCCCTCGCAATGGAATCAAATTGAGGTAAGCCTCCAGAATTTCTTTCTTCGTCCACGTCTTTTCAATCTTAAATCCTAATACGACTTGTCTTAACTTTCCCAAAAAGCCCGTATACGTTGCCCGATCCCGGCTGATCAGCTTTAAAAGCTGCATCGTGATCGTGCTGCCTCCTCGCGAAGAATCTTTAAATGATCGCTGATACAAGCTTGCAAGAAGCGCCTTCAGGGACACGCCTGAATGAGAATAAAAGTCCCTGTCTTCAGACTTAAGAACCTCTGCTATCAGAATAGGCGAAATCTGCTCTAGCGACATCCACTGAAAGATACGGTGATCCTTATTCTTGCGCCATTGATGCAACAACCGGCCTTCGTGATCCACGATATAGAGATCAGAACTTTGATGGCGTTGTTTGACATCAGAGTATGTCGGAAGAGTCGGACTAGTTTGAATAAAATAGGCCGCGCTTCCCGTCATTCCCAAGGCCACGATCACAGCTAAACCAGAAAAAAACTTTTTGTAAATCACTCTTGAACCGCCCATTGGCTTTCGGGAAGCTCCGCAAAAATATCAGGACTGTACATCGCTTCAATTCGGCTTGCGGGAAGTTTATAAGTTCCAGGCTGATTAAAGCGAATCGTATATTCTAACGTCTCTTCGCCACTAAACCACGCTTGATAGAATCGAACCAGTTCTTCTTTTCTTTCAACGGCCGTCGCCCAAGAACTTTGTAGCAAACTGCTGCTTGCGGGTATCGGATCTTCAATCACAACCCAGGTTTGCGGCGCTGATGCTTTCACCTTTAATTGAATTTTTGCCACGTCACCCACGCTCCATACGCCTTTTTTCTTTTGCTCTACCGCTATCACAGTTTTTTCAACATTGAATCCTGCAAAGAGAGCTTTCGTTACCGGCGTAGAAACTTTGGCCGAAACGGTAATCCAAGGCTTTCCTTCACCTTTTTGCTGCCACTGCAACTCAGATTCTTTCTTTCGCCACGGCAACTCTAAAACACCGGTGCTTCCCTTGTTCCAATCATGAGCGGCCTTCTTTCCTTCAAGCTCAGCCTGGAAAACACCTTGAACTTTTTCTTTCGAATAGACCGAATGCATCTTGCGCATAACGACCGCCCCCCAGGCATTGTCGGTCGTCAACAACCATGCGCTCCCAGTCTGTCTGGCCAGCGCACCTTGATAAAGTCTGGGAACGTCGTTTTTCCAACCTTCCGAAGGCAATGTTGCAAGAATCAAACGAAGAATCGCGCCTTCTGAGTCGCGCATCAGCCAGGACATGGATTCGCGCCCCTCTTCCTTTAACTGCAGTCTTTTAGAAGAAAATATAAATCGGCTGCGCAAGAGGTTCTCTAAGTCCGCCAGCTTCCGAACTCTTTGTGGAATGTCTTTTTCCCAAAGATGAATTTGATACCACTCCACCAAAGTATAAAGAGGCCACTGGTTTGGCTGATAATCAATGGAGGTTAATAAATCCAGGTTCAAACGTCGATAACGCGAAAGGGCCTCAAAGGAAGAAATCTTTTTTAAAGTTTCGTCACTTCGACTGAAAGCCTCTTCTTCTTTGATCCTGCCTTCAGCATAGCCACTCAAGGCGCCCAACATACGACCTTCAATTTCCTCGCCAAGAGACAACCCCGACTCATGTGCGACACTCAGGACGTAGGCCGTCAGAACAACACTTCCACGGGCCTGTGACGTCGGGAAGAACTTTAAAAGACCCTCATCTGAAAGATACGTTGGCATCTGACTGACTATTTTTTGCCACAGTTTTTTGTCGTTCAAAGATACCGCTCGCGATACCTGCTGCTCAAGACAGCTATAATCGTAGTACTTCCAAAAGTCTTTAATTCCCTCGAACGAGCCACCCAATCCCGCATTGGCCTCAATAAGAATCGAACTCTTTTCCAAATCAGCGTCCGCAGGCTGCTGCAAGGAAATTTTAGCAAATTCAGGCCATACGCCCCATTCAGTTTGATAAACTCGAGGGTCTCTCAACGGCAGGATCTGTTGGTTCTTTTTAACCTCGTCCACAATTTTGCCCTGTGGATTGCGGGCGGTAAGGATGTACTCTAGTCGCGTGGCAGAGGGGACTTTTATCGACCAATGCACTTCTTGAGACTGCCCGGGTAATAGCTTTATCTTTTGCTCTGAAAAAGAGCCCGTTAAGGGATGAACACGAAGATTCAACTGCACTTCTTGATTTACCGCTGAGGCATTTCGGACCGTAAAGCCTGCCAAAAATTGATCTCCCTCGCGCGCAACTCCGGAAAGGCCTGGCATAATTATCAGATCTTGAGAGGACTGAATCGAAGTCCAACCTGTGCCGAACTGATTTTCCCCTTGGATTGCAATGGCGACAATGCGGAAACTCGTGGTGGAATCATTTAAAGAAATGTCCACTTTCGCCTCGCCCTGCGCATTCAAGGTGACGGTTGGATTCCAATAAAGAAGGGTGTCGAAAAGCTCTCTTCTTAAGGCTCCTCCACCGTCCCCACCAATAGGCAGGGCTTTTAATCCGAAGTGACGCTTGCCAATGACGAAGGTTTGAGCCGTGGCCGTTTGCACGGAGTGCGCACGCATTTTCATCATGGCACTGAGAAGATCCCACGAACGATTGTCACGCAGCTCTAAAAGACCCTCATCGACGGCGACCAAAGCCACTTCGCCATGAGCCGCCGGTTTGCCATATGCATCTTGAACGCGAACACGGACCTGGGCTTTATCGCGGGCCTTATAGCTTTTGCGATCTGTCGTGACGTCGACTTTCAAAGAAGAGTCCTTCCAACCCACTTTGACATTCGTCATACCCAACTTAAAGGCCGGCTTGCCAAGATCCACGAGTGCCGTGGGTTTAGGTTCATTCATGCGTCCGCGAATGGCGAAAGCTGAAACCACGACGTTCGGAGCATATTCTTTCTTTATCGGCAGCCGAATTACCGGATTTTCGCCCTTCACCTCAATCACTTCAGAATAAAGAACTGAATCACGCTCTACTGTCAGTAAAACCTTT is drawn from Bdellovibrio sp. ArHS and contains these coding sequences:
- a CDS encoding ATP-binding protein, producing MTHKTRLFLFTTALVLGILLITGSIGYRIGASTLRQSGAEKLIQARKAKTRELTQNFQYLNNILLSFSETTAIQKFLENSPKDQSEIRRYLLRNGVEAGWRALIARQDESPQTQNILKSLSQMAPLSIFLQAQFLQEALHENKKPRDIIEPMRSPKLSYFKSHALIHNFVLSLIEKNGLADVILIDPGGNIVYTANKKLNFGANLVNGSFANTRFAQIYAWSSEAPRGTTKFFDFSPIAQLESQTVAFFAAPVYSSAEKQLGTLVFQIPTQKIDDILSNNKDWNSLGLGTSGEVVAFGPEGMMRNTSRYFFENPNRFLTDLRRFHRSSKEDDLIFKSQSTAMILSLSKENLQEYLEMSEIVDTSEDYVGTLSMKSVGKVIFPDETTWIIVAKMSMKEAVAPLKEHAAALLFGLLLILIISFGAAYWISRNLFNPLKKLWLALRALESFSFQKLTVPRKGEFRNISESFNEVSDKFKNLKSHRDFLENMLSSLHETLFIVEYSPPLDEKSSALTLRAANSSAADALGMTPASLKGSELRRWIEMDYSALDEQLRKADATGEFTLEGFLKKNSGGTMPVELSWARVKNESENKIILVAVGRDTGWKKEVTKQLKLKEDLLKESQSLSKTGSFRLDLKTGNGIWSEEEFILFGLDPKKVKPTDNIFRSMIIPEDQPLWDMALKTSRESMQPFDVDLRAKPSGSPEFIWVRCRGRTEYDEYGNPLYIYGTTQDITELRRAEQSLIAAKNEALKSSHAKSEFLARMSHEIRTPMNAIMGMADLLQETKLDADQKYYVKIFVKAGEVLMALINDILDLSKIEAGEVSIENIPFDLGRMMVDVEEMMKPRALEKALSYSFDIAPDVSPYVMGDPTKLRQVLINLVGNSLKFTQQGQIRVSVAKNPSKKDSLLFSVADSGVGIPSSKQHLIFQKFSQADSTVSRKYGGTGLGLAISKSLIELMGGKIWFKSQEGSGSTFFFTVPYREQVYNPTTQKPLPLKGGDLNFTTPKVRDPKKKIRILVADDTEDNRTLFTHYLKNGPYEIIEAENGLEALDKIKSGQFDIVFMDVQMPELDGYAATNEIRKWEDTNHKTHTPIIALTAHALSEDRQKSLRAGCDDHIAKPFKKDTLVGVINKYSL
- a CDS encoding response regulator; the encoded protein is MGTEDKSRLLIVEDDSDIRELLKHFLKEFVDEIVEAENGAAALEHVKAQEFDTILSDIEMPQMNGLKFLAYVRSLGQMTPFVVLTAHGDHSRALEALSLGAFDFITKDSKKKLVIESVCAALKFGREMKASKNDPVRSSHLRKVYADMSKSSEMRLRKIIEEMSS
- a CDS encoding OsmC family protein, translating into MVKMEAHYQGEKHCEITHLPSGARIGTDAPKDNNGKGELFSPTDLLGAATGTCMLTVMSIAADKDGVELKGSRVTVEKEMALNPRRVAKLHIVLHLPQSVPHDYRKKLEDIALNCPVKLSLHPDLQTPILFHYDM
- the pbpC gene encoding penicillin-binding protein 1C → MGGSRVIYKKFFSGLAVIVALGMTGSAAYFIQTSPTLPTYSDVKQRHQSSDLYIVDHEGRLLHQWRKNKDHRIFQWMSLEQISPILIAEVLKSEDRDFYSHSGVSLKALLASLYQRSFKDSSRGGSTITMQLLKLISRDRATYTGFLGKLRQVVLGFKIEKTWTKKEILEAYLNLIPLRGEHQGVSSSSWALFQKPPTTVTLKEAVAMAVLIRSPNASVPEWQKRACWQEPTLCSEFSTFITELSLKRGLAESANKALHLAQRLSPQFTSGEIRTTLRADVQTYAQEVVKSQILNLQSQNVHDAAVLVIENATGNVWAYVGGSGISEKKYVDGVQAYRQAGSTLKPFLYATAFEKGLLTPDSWIEDSAVDIVFASGVYKPQNHDKQFYGWVQVKTALGSSLNVPAVKVFKLLNDESFWGHLQALGFRNLKEPEHYGPALALGVADITLEDLTQAYRTLANNGIYTGLRFTTSTTPSEARQVFSLKAAQSVSYILAQNENRSLGFGLDSALSAPEVSVKTGTSKDMRDNWCVGFNSRFTVGVWVGNFSGEPMWNVMGVTGAAPIWKNIMEFLDRNYPSPRSLQKMELVEVASPQKYPQARIVYPQDGMIMALDPAIPRSHQKMPLLAEGPHPDKLQWKINGKRVGGNHSILWTPESGRHTFELYQNQKLAQKVEVLVK